In Coccidioides posadasii str. Silveira chromosome 4, complete sequence, one genomic interval encodes:
- the GPD1 gene encoding glycerol-3-phosphate dehydrogenase (EggNog:ENOG410PHMP~COG:C~BUSCO:6849at33183) encodes MGVLRVSVVSQLALLRPSTAFTSPLSSHITVSLPRAFVSLNLTFQRKYTMARLSPYTKKHKVTVVGSGNWGSSISKMVAENVAANPDLFEPVVNMWVYEEQIEIPKTSRHYDPSSPLCNSVQSLSDVINQLHENVKYLPNITLPDNLRANPSLEDSVKDSSILVFNLPHQFIVGICQKLKGHILPYARGISCIKGVSVTDEGVSLFSEVIGRELGIYCGALSGANIASEIAKGLYSETTIAYDPPHLDSKAPTPQNMSPVSSMVNVNDIVHFQHRDSSGSYSKVKLRPLPAEYPPVDHVFIKTLFHRPYFHVRVVHDVAGVSLGGALKNIVALATGFVDGKGWGDNAKAAIMRVGLLEMVKFGKKFFGETVNPQTFTEESCGVADLITSCNGGRNHRCAKLAVERGLTVEEVEKTELNGQMLQGTLSAREVHAFLKKQGLEDEFPLFTAVYGILEGKVKVDDIPSLIER; translated from the exons ATGGGAGTCCTGCGGGTTTCCGTTGTATCGCAACTCGCTCTTCTCCGTCCCTCAACAGCTTTTACTTCTCCACTATCTTCACATATCACTGTCTCCTTGCCCCGCGCATTTGTTTCTTTGAATCTCACCTTCCAGCGAAAATACACCATGGCGCGACTTTCTCCGTACACGAAGAAACACAAAGTGACCGTGGTCGGTTCTGGCAATTG GGGTTCCTCAATTTCCAAGATGGTCGCAGAGAACGTCGCCGCGAACCCGGATCTTTTTGAACCTGTTGTCAATATGTGGGTGTACGAAGAGCAGATCGAGATCCCCAAAACGTCAAGACACTATGACCCTTCGTCGCCGCTCTGCAACAGCGTGCAGAGCCTTTCAGACGTAATCAACCAGCTACACGAGAACGTCAAATACCTACCGAACATTACCCTCCCAGACAACCTGCGCGCGAACCCTTCCCTGGAGGACTCCGTCAAGGACTCCAGCATTTTGGTCTTCAATCTGCCTCATCAGTTCATTGTGGGCATTTGCCAGAAACTCAAGGGTCATATCTTGCCATACGCCCGAGGGATCTCCTGCATCAAAGGTGTGAGCGTGACAGACGAGGGAGTAAGCCTGTTCTCAGAGGTTATTGGCAGGGAGCTGGGGATCTACTGCGGTGCATTGTCTGGTGCCAACATTGCAAGCGAGATCGCCAAGGGCCTCTACTCCGAGACCACGATCGCATACGACCCACCACACCTAGACTCCAAGGCGCCAACACCCCAGAACATGTCACCCGTTTCGTCGATGGTGAACGTCAACGATATAGTGCATTTCCAGCACAGAGATTCATCGGGCAGCTACTCGAAGGTGAAGCTCAGGCCCTTGCCGGCGGAATACCCTCCGGTTGACCACGTCTTTATCAAAACTCTGTTCCACCGCCCTTACTTCCACGTTCGTGTGGTCCACGATGTCGCTGGTGTGTCTCTCGGAGGAGCGTTGAAGAACATCGTGGCCCTAGCTACTGGTTTCGTTGACGGGAAGGGATGGGGCGACAACGCGAAAGCCGCTATCATGCGTGTTGGACTGTTGGAAATGGTAAAATTCGGCAAGAAATTTTTCGGTGAGACGGTCAACCCCCAAACTTTTACCGAGGAGAGCTGTGGTGTCGCCGACCTCATTACCAGTTGCAACGGCGGCCGCAACCACCGCTGTGCCAAGCTTGCTGTTGAGCGCGGCTTGACGGTCGAGGAGGTCGAGAAGACAGAGCTCAACGGCCAGATGCTGCAGGGTACACTCAGCGCCAGAGAAGTCCATGCCTTTTTGAAGAAGCAGGGGCTCGAGGATGAATTCCCTCTCTTTACGGCTGTTTACG GAATTCTTGAAGGCAAGGTCAAAGTTGACGATATCCCATCCCTTATCGAGCGATAA
- the UBA4 gene encoding Urmylation protein (BUSCO:315639at4751~EggNog:ENOG410PFVS~COG:H~BUSCO:9658at33183) translates to MTSIEDTRASLQAQILKAEQHLLQLKQQLAEIDHQASQDNTDTATPSSSAATTTESSDFNNGVREDFWKRKWPLQQDEYRRYGRQMIVEQIGLQGQLKLRNAAVLIVGAGGLGCPAAMYLAGAGVGTLGIIDGDTVEASNLHRQILHRTKNAGKYKVDSAVEYLEELNPHPKYIPYRTRLTPHEAPDIFEKYDVILDCTDNPATRYLISDTAVLLGKPVVSASALRTEGQLMILNYPPRSPGDISGGSCYRCVFPKPPPVDSVISCADGGIIGPVVGLMGVMQALETIRVIASPMTAETGEQSIVPSLHLFSAYSTPPFRNIRLRKRRANCSVCSANPSITLESLRSGSTDYVQFCGSLNPPSLLDSNQRITPTEYIQAQLTRTSCKETVEEPILIDVREKVQYDICALPNSINIPISQILSSSSLTSTQNLGKQSADQPSWLPVSIFNSSDAVYIVCRQGNDSQVAVQKLRELGIDRNGERTIADMKGGLKAWRRDVEPDLPDY, encoded by the exons ATGACCTCCATAGAAGATACCCGCGCCTCCCTCCAAGCTCAAATTTTAAAAGCGGAGCAGCACCTCCTCCAGCTAAAGCAGCAACTCGCTGAGATCGACCACCAAGCCTCCCAAGATAACACAGACACCGCAACGCCATCTTCTAGTGCGGCTACGACGACTGAAAGTTCGGATTTCAACAATGGCGTTCGAGAGGATTTTTGGAAGCGCAAGTGGCCTTTGCAGCAGGATGAGTATCGGCGCTATGGGCGACAGATGATCGTTGAACAGATTGGTTTGCAAG GGCAACTCAAGCTTCGGAATGCGGCAGTTCTCATCGTCGGCGCAGGCGGCCTTGGATGTCCTGCAGCGATGTACCTTGCCGGCGCCGGCGTGGGCACCCTTGGAATCATCGACGGGGATACGGTTGAAGCTTCGAACCTGCACCGACAGATTCTACATCGGACCAAAAATGCCGGAAAATATAAGGTGGATAGCGCAGTTGAATATTTAGAAGA ACTAAATCCGCATCCCAAGTATATTCCCTACCGGACCCGCCTAACACCGCACGAAGCTCCAGATATTTTCGAAAAGTACGATGTTATCTTGGACTGTACGGATAATCCGGCCACAAGATACTTAATCTCCGACACGGCTGTGCTGCTCGGAAAGCCAGTAGTATCTGCGTCGGCCCTTCGGACTGAGGGCCAGTTGATGATCCTAAACTACCCTCCGAGGTCACCGGGAGATATATCAGGAGGCTCATGCTATCGCTGCGTTTTTCCCAAGCCTCCGCCAGTGGATTCCGTCATAAGCTGCGCAGATGGAGGAATCATTGGGCCCGTTGTGGGGCTCATGGGTGTGATGCAGGCTCTGGAAACGATTCGAGTCATCGCTTCGCCTATGACGGCCGAAACGGGTGAACAATCAATCGTTCCATCTCTTCACCTCTTCTCTGCATACTCGACACCGCCGTTTCGCAATATTCGACTACGCAAGCGTAGGGCAAACTGCAGTGTCTGCTCCGCAAACCCGTCCATCACCCTCGAGTCGTTACGCAGTGGCTCGACGGACTATGTTCAGTTCTGTGGCTCTTTGAACCCGCCATCCCTTCTCGACAGTAACCAGCGCATTACACCAACGGAATACATCCAGGCCCAACTGACTAGAACGTCTTGCAAGGAAACGGTAGAGGAGCCAATCCTTATCGATGTGCGAGAGAAGGTGCAATACGATATATGTGCCCTTCCAAATAGCATCAACATACCGATCTCGCAGATATTATCATCTTCCAGCCTTACTAGTACGCAAAACCTCGGGAAGCAATCCGCCGATCAGCCTTCCTGGCTTCCAGTGTCAATATTTAACTCTTCCGATGCAGTGTACATTGTGTGCCGACAAGGAAATGATTCTCAAGTTGCAGTTCAGAAATTAAGGGAATTGGGTATCGATCGAAACGGAGAAAGGACTATTGCTGATATGAAAGGTGGACTCAAGGCGTGGAGACGCGACGTTGAACCGGATCTTCCGGACTATTGA
- a CDS encoding uncharacterized protein (EggNog:ENOG410PRCC~COG:S~TransMembrane:1 (i103-125o)), whose product MASSPESPVSSLSRTHSLPGLKDLEAGYVTEEKIATKDKGARVAIAQLAAVPRRKPLPGSTLGYAQHKEDVPVSTKKSLFFGLSMAMLKEEVRFGGNKKKQRLFFCGIAAALVLLVLIIGLAVGLSKKKKSSNLPLPLDNGGPYSGDLTYYEPGLGACGITSAASENVCAVSRILYDAASTGSNPNQNPLCGLKLRLRRGDKSVDVTVVDRCVACEPTDIDVSVNVFEKLALVEQGRVDVEWAWLEKAPVKVPHD is encoded by the exons ATGGCATCCTCGCCAGAGAGCCCTGTCTCTTCGCTTTCGCGAACCCACTCCCTGCCAGGGTTGAAGGATCTGGAAGCTGGGTATGTCACCGAGGAGAAAATAGCCACGAAGGATAAAGGCGCGCGAGTGGCCATTGCCCAACTTGCGGCCGTTCCTCGTCGCAAGCCACTCCCTGGATCGACATTAGGATATGCGCAACATAAGGAGGACGTTCCGGTGTCTACTAAAAAGAGCCTATTTTTTGGATTGTCAATGGCAATGTTGAAAGAGGAAGTGAGGTTCGGCGGgaacaagaagaaacaaagattATTCTTTTGCGGAATAGCTGCTGCTCTTGTGCTCTTGGTCTTGATAATTGGCTTAGCAGTGGGCTTGTCGAAGAAAAA GAAAAGCTCGAACCTGCCTCTACCCCTCGATAATGGTGGCCCCTACTCCGGGGATCTCACGTACTATGAGCCGGGCCTAGGAGCTTGTGGCATAACCAGCGCTGCCTCCGAGAATGTCTGTGCTGTCTCGCGGATCTTGTACGACGCCGCAAGTACAGGGTCAAACCCGAACCAAAACCCACTTTGTGGGTTGAAGCTTCGACTCAGACGGGGTGACAAGAGCGTCGACGTGACTGTTGTTGATAGAT GTGTTGCTTGCGAACCAACGGACATCGACGTGTCCGTGAACGTGTTTGAGAAACTTGCCCTGGTTGAACAAGGCAGAGTTGATGTGGAATGGGCTTGGCTGGAAAAGGCCCCTGTTAAAGTGCCACACGACTAG